One genomic window of Xanthobacter dioxanivorans includes the following:
- a CDS encoding phosphate acetyltransferase yields the protein MPASIAARPEQPRHDKYDRLIAAAQSLPRLRVAVVHPCDAASLGAALEAAELGLIEPILVGPPAKIATAAAAAKLDISAVRQVNAAHSHDAAEKAVALVRCGEADALMKGALHTDELMSAVVARDTGLRTARRISHCFVMDVPSHPEALIITDAAINIAPSLEDKCHIVQNAIDLAHALKFEEPRVAILSAMETVNPSVPSTIEAAALCKMADRGQITGGIVDGPLALDNAIDLGSAAIKHIRSPVAGRANILVVPDLEAGNMLAKSLTFLAGADAAGIVVGARVPIILTSRADSKTTRLASCAVASLLADAQRAAAKAVEV from the coding sequence ATGCCCGCCTCGATTGCCGCCCGGCCCGAGCAACCCCGCCACGACAAATACGACCGCCTGATCGCCGCGGCCCAGAGCCTGCCGAGGCTGCGCGTGGCCGTCGTGCATCCGTGCGATGCCGCTTCCCTGGGCGCGGCGCTGGAAGCGGCGGAGCTGGGCCTCATCGAGCCCATCCTTGTCGGCCCCCCGGCCAAGATCGCCACCGCGGCCGCCGCGGCGAAGCTCGACATCTCCGCGGTGCGGCAGGTGAACGCCGCCCACAGCCACGATGCCGCCGAGAAGGCGGTGGCGCTGGTGCGCTGCGGCGAGGCGGACGCCTTGATGAAGGGGGCCCTGCATACGGACGAGCTCATGAGCGCCGTGGTGGCGCGCGACACCGGCCTGCGCACCGCCCGCCGCATCAGCCACTGTTTCGTCATGGACGTGCCGTCGCATCCCGAGGCGCTGATCATCACCGACGCCGCGATCAACATCGCCCCGTCGCTGGAAGACAAGTGCCACATCGTCCAGAACGCCATCGACTTGGCCCACGCGCTGAAGTTCGAGGAGCCGCGTGTGGCCATCCTCTCGGCCATGGAGACGGTGAACCCGTCGGTTCCCTCCACCATCGAGGCGGCGGCCCTGTGCAAGATGGCCGATCGCGGCCAGATCACCGGCGGCATCGTCGACGGGCCGCTCGCCCTCGACAACGCCATCGACCTCGGCTCCGCCGCCATCAAGCACATCCGCTCGCCCGTGGCCGGCCGCGCCAACATCCTGGTGGTGCCGGACCTGGAGGCCGGCAACATGCTGGCCAAAAGCCTCACCTTCCTCGCCGGCGCGGATGCGGCCGGCATCGTGGTCGGGGCACGGGTGCCGATCATCCTCACCAGCCGGGCGGATTCCAAGACCACGCGGCTCGCCTCCTGCGCCGTTGCCTCGCTGCTCGCCGACGCCCAGCGGGCGGCGGCGAAAGCGGTGGAGGTCTGA
- a CDS encoding DUF3141 domain-containing protein, whose product MHPLDMMKVYGRVAEIYRLRLGEAVSAYGEAMRGAAGTFAAAARPQEPAAAWRDAVSYWSDAAQRNLIFWDTLRQRGNNWIAHEKAGKPPLLAFNYEIIADARTFARPANYALVQITPPDGVTLDPDKRPFLIIDPRAGHGPGIGGFKKDSEVGFALKAGHAVYMVIFFPDPVPGQTLADVSLAEADFLRIVRERHPTRGKPVVMGNCQGGWAAMLVAALDPDNVGSIVMNGAPMSYWAGNDAENPMRYAGGVLGGSWTALLASDLGGGVFDGAYLVDNFEYLNPGNTFFSKYYNLYSRIDSEPDRFLEFERWWGGYFLMNRAEIKWIVENLFVGNKLASGHAEWAPGKTFDLKAVHAPIIVFASLGDNITPPQQAINWVADIYPTTQALKDAGQVVVGLMHDSVGHLGIFVSGAIARREHSQIVDLLEYVEALPPGLYGMTIEEDHSGGEVKYDVTLTEWRVEDLAALQKYDRRDEIPFEVVANVSQTVSQAYESLVHPLLSAVVTPEMGRGLRAVHPLRAARWGLSDLNPFLLHLAPIADFARSQRTPRNENGPLVAAEQFGAKAITAGWDLYRQLRDATVETEFFRLYGTLAMADPDLTAPSTPAIVEQAPAEVAAALASIRAGGFTEAAVRVALLAQKRGGGQRRLSTLKQIRELVGHEVGLLALPADAAQAVIRRQAIIVDRAPDEAFATLPLLLKTPQERSRFLALVDRLMAHIAFGPDITAFVGEVRGLIAGATQSSPDGRVIPFPSYVAGQGA is encoded by the coding sequence ATGCACCCGTTGGACATGATGAAGGTCTACGGCCGGGTCGCGGAAATCTACCGGCTGCGCCTCGGCGAGGCCGTTTCCGCCTACGGGGAGGCCATGCGCGGCGCCGCCGGCACCTTCGCCGCCGCCGCCCGCCCGCAGGAGCCCGCCGCCGCCTGGCGCGACGCCGTCTCCTACTGGTCCGACGCCGCCCAGCGCAACCTCATCTTCTGGGACACCCTGCGCCAGCGCGGCAACAACTGGATCGCCCACGAGAAGGCCGGCAAGCCGCCGCTGCTCGCCTTTAACTACGAGATCATCGCCGACGCGCGCACCTTCGCCCGGCCGGCCAACTACGCCCTGGTGCAGATCACGCCGCCGGACGGGGTGACCCTGGACCCGGACAAGCGGCCCTTCCTCATCATCGATCCGCGCGCCGGCCACGGGCCGGGGATCGGCGGGTTCAAGAAGGATTCGGAGGTCGGCTTCGCGCTCAAGGCGGGGCATGCGGTCTACATGGTCATCTTCTTCCCCGATCCGGTGCCGGGGCAGACGCTGGCCGACGTGTCGCTGGCCGAGGCGGACTTCCTGCGCATCGTGCGCGAGCGCCATCCCACCCGCGGCAAGCCGGTGGTGATGGGCAACTGCCAGGGCGGCTGGGCGGCCATGCTGGTGGCGGCCCTCGACCCGGACAACGTGGGTTCCATCGTGATGAACGGCGCGCCCATGTCCTACTGGGCCGGCAACGACGCCGAGAACCCCATGCGCTATGCCGGCGGCGTGCTCGGCGGCTCGTGGACCGCGCTGCTCGCCTCCGACCTCGGTGGCGGGGTGTTCGACGGCGCCTACCTGGTGGACAATTTCGAGTACCTGAACCCCGGCAACACCTTTTTCAGCAAGTATTACAACCTGTATTCCCGCATCGACAGCGAGCCCGACCGCTTCCTCGAGTTCGAGCGCTGGTGGGGCGGCTACTTCCTGATGAACCGGGCCGAGATCAAGTGGATCGTGGAGAACCTGTTCGTCGGCAACAAGCTCGCCAGCGGCCACGCGGAATGGGCGCCGGGCAAGACCTTTGACCTGAAGGCGGTCCACGCGCCGATCATCGTCTTCGCCTCGCTGGGCGACAACATCACCCCGCCGCAGCAGGCCATCAACTGGGTGGCGGACATCTACCCCACCACCCAGGCGCTGAAGGATGCCGGGCAGGTGGTGGTGGGCCTGATGCACGACAGCGTCGGCCATCTCGGCATCTTCGTCTCCGGCGCCATCGCGCGGCGCGAGCATTCGCAGATCGTCGACCTCCTCGAATACGTGGAGGCGCTGCCCCCCGGCCTCTACGGCATGACCATCGAGGAGGACCACTCCGGCGGCGAGGTGAAGTACGACGTCACCCTCACCGAGTGGCGCGTGGAGGACCTTGCCGCGCTGCAGAAATACGATCGGCGGGACGAGATCCCGTTCGAGGTGGTGGCCAACGTCTCGCAGACCGTCTCGCAGGCCTACGAGAGCCTGGTGCATCCGCTGCTGTCGGCGGTGGTGACGCCGGAAATGGGGCGCGGCCTGCGCGCGGTGCATCCGCTGCGGGCGGCGCGCTGGGGCCTGTCGGACCTCAATCCCTTCCTGCTCCACCTCGCGCCCATCGCCGATTTCGCCCGCAGCCAGCGCACCCCGCGCAACGAGAACGGGCCGCTGGTGGCGGCCGAGCAGTTCGGCGCCAAGGCGATCACCGCCGGGTGGGACCTCTACCGGCAATTGCGCGACGCCACGGTGGAGACGGAGTTCTTCCGCCTCTACGGCACCCTCGCCATGGCCGACCCGGACCTTACCGCCCCGTCCACCCCCGCCATCGTCGAGCAGGCGCCGGCGGAAGTGGCGGCGGCGCTCGCCTCGATCCGCGCGGGCGGTTTCACCGAGGCCGCGGTGCGGGTGGCGCTGCTCGCCCAGAAGCGCGGCGGCGGCCAGCGCCGGCTCTCCACCCTGAAGCAGATCCGCGAGCTGGTGGGCCACGAGGTGGGGCTTCTCGCCCTGCCGGCGGACGCGGCGCAGGCGGTGATCCGGCGGCAGGCGATCATCGTCGACCGCGCGCCGGACG